The nucleotide sequence GAATTCTGAATCACGGATGAATCGAACGCATGTCCTTTTGAATCCTCGCCTGAAGACTCTCCAGTGATTCAGAAGTCCTGCAATCGCTAAACTGATAGATTCACTTACGCGTCGACACTAAAGGACACAGAAGCGCGCCTGATCGCACAAAAAAGGCGAGATTGCGGCACAATCGTGGCACAGCCGGGCGCGGCTAGTCTTGCATACACGGCATGAAGGCACCGGCAGGCCCCGTCACCCGCCATGCGTTGCCGCATAAAAAATAGGATATTTTTGCGCAGGGTTGGTCTGGCGACGTCAGTCTTAAGACGTTGGCCAGTCGAAGCGTGGCTCGGCCATCCAGTGCAGCCCCTCGGTTTCCCCGCCGATGCGTCGGATCAGCAATTGCCCCAGATTGCGCCCCGCCTCGGCGAAATCCTCGAACACCGTTTCGGCGCCGGGCTGAAACTGCATGAACATGTCGGAGGCCTGCTTGGTGACGACATGGGTGGTCGTGCCAACGGCAAGGCCAGCCTCGTTCAGCCCGCCGATAATGGCCAGCGCCGAAAGCTCGGAAGCGCAGACATAGCCATCGGGCCGCTCCGGACGCTTGGCGCGCTTGATGACGTAATTGCGGATGGCATCGGTAGCGCTGCCCAGATTGACGTCTGCGGCAAATTCAAAGGCGATCCCGGCCTCGCGCGCGCCGCGCTCGACGCCGGCCTTGAGATGGTCGGTGTAGGTCAGGGCGCTGTCGGGCAGGACGATGGAAACCTTCTTGCAGCCCTTGCTGGCCAGCCGCAGCGTAGCGCCATAGGCATAGGCTTCATTGTCGAAATCGGCAAAGGGATGCGGCTCGGGCCACTGGCTGCGCCCATGGCTGACGAAGGGGAAATTATTGTCGAGCAGAAACCGGATGCGCTCGTCGAAGGGCTCGGCCTTGGAGAAGATGACGCCATCCGCCATGCGGTTGCGCACGATATGCTGGATGGGCTCGATGGCCGGAACATTGCGGAACAGCGGGGTGATCACGAGGTGATAGGCGGTGTCGCGCAGCGCCTCGGTGATGCCGGTGACGAGGGAGGTGCCGAAGCCATAAATCTGCTCGTCGGGCTCGAGGATCAGCGCCACGACATTGGTGCGGCCGGTCTTGAGGCGCAGCGCCGCCCGATCGGGCAGATAACCGATTTCGGCGGCAATCTTCTGGACGCGATCACGCGTATCCTGGGCGAGCTCGGGGGCGTTGTTGAGCGCCCGGGAAATGGTGGTGACGGCCAGCCCCGTCATTTGCGCAATGGTCTTCAGGGTGGGCTTGCCGCTGGGCTTGACGCCGCGCTTAACCCGTCCCGGGGGTGTCTGATCTTCCGACAACGCATTATTCCTCTGGACCTGCCGTGGCAGGCGACGCTTCAAGGGGAACAGAACACCAGATTGCGCGACGCAGTTCAAGCGAAGTGCAGGGTCTGATTGTGTCCGTGCGACGAAAGTCGAGCAGAGTTTTTCATTTTTCGGGCCAGTTACGCATAATGGCGTACTGGCAATCGTTTGGCGCGTCGCCTATCTTGCCCTCGCTGCGTCGCCTTGGACGCATTTCCGGTCGCAACCACCTGCAAGGAGAGGAATGACGATGACCACATCGACAACCATTACCATCCACGCGGCGTGTCTGACCGTAGTATTCCATCCACTTCATGCCAAACGTTGGCAAGGGTCCTGTCGCTCGAAACGAATGTGATCTGGCGTCACATCTTCGTCTCACAACCCCGATAGTATCCGTAGTGTCCGGCAATCATGGCGCGGGAAGCCCCCGCAGCCTCGACGCCCGGAATCACTGCGCAAGTGGAAATCCACCATGCACGAGAACAGTCTCAGAAGCGTCAATACGCATAAGCCAATTGTCATTGAAGTGGGTGGCGAGCCGCTTGGCGTCGTCGTTCCGGCCGAGGGCGGCTATCGCTTCCTCGCGGTCAAGCTGCCAGCCTTTGCCGTTGACGGCCAGCATTTTCCCAGCGTCGAGACGGCTCATATTGCCGTCAGCGAAGCGGTAAAAAGCGCCGGCGCCGCCTGAGACCCTCTCGGGCCGGCGGGCGCACGGCCCTGCCAATCAATCTTTGAATTTTCCGGAGCTGCCGGACCTTTAAAAAGGCCAGGGCAGCGCCGACACAGCTCCCATCGCCAGGCGACAGGGTGAGCACCCGGCTTGCCGGGGTTTTTCAGTCGTCGTTGGTGGCGTTAAGCTGTTCGGGGCGGCGTCCTTC is from Devosia sp. SD17-2 and encodes:
- a CDS encoding LacI family transcriptional regulator; translated protein: MSEDQTPPGRVKRGVKPSGKPTLKTIAQMTGLAVTTISRALNNAPELAQDTRDRVQKIAAEIGYLPDRAALRLKTGRTNVVALILEPDEQIYGFGTSLVTGITEALRDTAYHLVITPLFRNVPAIEPIQHIVRNRMADGVIFSKAEPFDERIRFLLDNNFPFVSHGRSQWPEPHPFADFDNEAYAYGATLRLASKGCKKVSIVLPDSALTYTDHLKAGVERGAREAGIAFEFAADVNLGSATDAIRNYVIKRAKRPERPDGYVCASELSALAIIGGLNEAGLAVGTTTHVVTKQASDMFMQFQPGAETVFEDFAEAGRNLGQLLIRRIGGETEGLHWMAEPRFDWPTS